A window of the Euzebya pacifica genome harbors these coding sequences:
- the purM gene encoding phosphoribosylformylglycinamidine cyclo-ligase codes for MSSHDTTPTGGETYASAGVDLDAADDVVERIKPHVARTTRPGVLDTIGGFGGLFELDTERYRKPVIVTATDGVGTKLAIARQLGRHDTVGIDLVAMVVDDIVVSGAEPQVFLDYVAIGKLDPDVVTELVAGIAEGCVRAGCALVGGETAEHPGVMPATDYDLAGFAVGMVEKDAILGPHRVSDGDVLIGMAASGLHSNGYSLARRLVEGLDLSEHHGLDRPLGDALLEPTAIYTKPCLALAEAGLVNALCHVTGGGLPGNLPRVLPESLGADVDTSSWTPGPLFELMGRLGQVEREEMFRVFNMGVGMVAVVPEHAVEAAVGLLSEHDVEAWVMGRVTGPAGVRLS; via the coding sequence GTGAGCAGCCACGACACGACCCCCACGGGGGGTGAGACCTACGCGTCCGCCGGTGTGGACCTCGACGCCGCCGACGACGTCGTCGAGCGCATCAAGCCGCATGTCGCCCGGACCACCCGCCCCGGCGTGCTGGACACCATCGGCGGCTTCGGTGGCCTGTTCGAGCTGGACACCGAGCGCTACCGCAAGCCGGTCATCGTGACCGCCACCGACGGGGTCGGCACCAAGCTGGCCATCGCCCGACAGCTCGGCCGCCACGACACCGTCGGCATCGACCTGGTCGCGATGGTCGTCGACGACATCGTGGTCTCCGGCGCCGAGCCGCAGGTGTTCCTCGACTACGTCGCCATCGGCAAGCTCGATCCCGACGTGGTCACCGAGCTGGTCGCCGGTATCGCCGAGGGCTGCGTCAGGGCCGGCTGCGCGCTGGTCGGCGGCGAGACCGCCGAACATCCCGGCGTCATGCCTGCCACCGACTACGACCTTGCCGGCTTCGCCGTGGGCATGGTCGAGAAGGACGCCATCCTCGGGCCGCACCGCGTGTCGGACGGTGACGTGCTGATCGGGATGGCCGCGTCCGGCCTGCACTCCAACGGCTACTCCCTGGCACGTCGGCTCGTGGAGGGCCTCGACCTGTCGGAGCACCACGGCCTGGACCGCCCGCTGGGCGATGCGCTGCTGGAGCCGACGGCGATCTACACCAAGCCATGCCTTGCCCTCGCCGAGGCCGGCCTCGTCAACGCGCTGTGCCACGTCACCGGCGGCGGGCTGCCGGGCAACCTGCCCCGCGTCCTGCCTGAGTCGCTCGGCGCCGACGTCGACACGTCCAGCTGGACCCCGGGGCCGCTGTTCGAGCTCATGGGCCGGTTGGGCCAGGTCGAGCGCGAGGAGATGTTCCGCGTCTTCAACATGGGTGTGGGCATGGTGGCCGTGGTGCCCGAGCACGCGGTCGAGGCCGCCGTTGGCCTGCTGTCGGAGCACGACGTCGAGGCGTGGGTCATGGGCCGCGTCACCGGGCCGGCAGGCGTCCGCCTCTCCTGA
- the purL gene encoding phosphoribosylformylglycinamidine synthase subunit PurL, producing the protein MSTTHDHASAQPTPAPAPDPRTLAAELGLTDDEFDRIVETLGRQPSPAELGTYSVMWSEHCSYKSSKIYLKTLPTEGDRILVGPGENAGVVDVGDGMAVTFKIESHNHPSFVEPFQGAATGVGGIIRDILTMGARPIALMDPLRFGDPTLDKTKWVVDGVVRGISHYGNSIGVPTVGGELSFDPCYNGNPLVNVFCVGTLPADNIQLARAENTGDIAVLIGQRTGRDGIGGASILASEEFGEDGVDDTKRPNVQVGDPFAGKQLIESCLELYRTDLLSGIQDMGAAGIACSTSEMASAAGLGMSVDLDDVLLREASMDAWEILCSESQERMLALVSPDRLDEVLEICRRWQIDATPIGRVVEGERLVFTRRGELVHDAPAGSLAHDGPTYERPVRDWVHPNADVDVDAEAPEGDLTAHAEAVLLSPNLVPADWVTQQYDSIVGHGTVAGIGGDAAVLRLEPGVKRGIAMATDGNGRLCALDPTEGARRVVAEAARNVACTGATPVAATNCLNFGSPERPEIMGQFRDVITGMGEACVALGTPITGGNVSFYNQTGDVAVHPTPVMGILGIHPDVTRPLGSRFAGAGHAVVIVGAPTAPGLAGSEWDWVTNDRIAGRLSSIDLALEKRLHAFLAAAAEGDVVKSAHDIADGGLLANLVESCGADFGITVDLPDALPESQLWFSESPSRVVVSTDDIRGLQALAAEHDLHLEPVGMTTAARRLVGGTLDLDLDDLTARRARVLPDLFGA; encoded by the coding sequence ATGAGCACGACTCACGACCACGCATCCGCGCAGCCGACTCCTGCCCCCGCGCCAGATCCCCGCACGCTGGCCGCCGAGCTCGGCCTGACCGACGACGAGTTCGACCGGATCGTCGAGACGCTGGGCCGCCAGCCCTCCCCGGCGGAGCTGGGCACGTACTCGGTGATGTGGTCCGAGCACTGCTCCTACAAGTCCTCCAAGATCTACCTCAAGACCCTGCCGACCGAGGGCGACCGCATCCTCGTCGGCCCCGGCGAGAACGCTGGCGTGGTCGACGTCGGCGACGGGATGGCGGTCACGTTCAAGATCGAGTCCCACAACCATCCCTCCTTCGTCGAGCCCTTCCAGGGTGCGGCCACCGGGGTCGGCGGGATCATCCGCGACATCCTGACGATGGGCGCACGCCCGATCGCGCTGATGGACCCGCTGCGGTTCGGTGACCCGACGCTGGACAAGACCAAGTGGGTCGTCGACGGCGTGGTCCGCGGCATCTCCCACTACGGCAACTCCATCGGGGTGCCCACCGTCGGCGGCGAGCTGTCCTTCGACCCCTGCTACAACGGCAACCCGCTGGTCAACGTCTTCTGCGTCGGCACGCTGCCCGCCGACAACATCCAGCTGGCCCGCGCCGAGAACACCGGCGACATCGCCGTCCTCATCGGCCAGCGCACCGGCCGCGACGGCATCGGCGGCGCCTCGATCCTTGCGTCGGAGGAGTTCGGCGAGGACGGCGTCGACGACACCAAGCGACCCAACGTCCAGGTCGGCGACCCCTTCGCCGGCAAGCAGCTGATCGAGTCGTGCCTCGAGCTGTACCGCACCGACCTGCTGTCGGGCATCCAGGACATGGGCGCCGCCGGCATCGCCTGCTCCACCTCGGAGATGGCGTCGGCGGCGGGGCTCGGCATGAGCGTCGACCTCGACGACGTGCTGCTGCGCGAGGCGTCGATGGACGCGTGGGAGATCCTCTGCTCGGAGTCCCAGGAACGCATGCTGGCGCTGGTCTCCCCCGACCGCCTCGACGAGGTGCTGGAGATCTGCCGTCGCTGGCAGATCGACGCCACCCCCATCGGCAGGGTCGTGGAGGGCGAGCGGCTGGTCTTCACCCGCCGTGGCGAGCTGGTCCACGACGCCCCCGCCGGCTCGTTGGCCCACGACGGCCCCACCTACGAGCGGCCGGTCCGCGACTGGGTGCACCCGAACGCCGATGTCGACGTCGACGCCGAGGCCCCCGAGGGTGACCTGACCGCCCACGCCGAGGCCGTCCTGCTGTCCCCCAACCTCGTGCCCGCCGACTGGGTCACCCAGCAGTACGACTCCATCGTCGGCCACGGCACCGTCGCCGGCATCGGTGGGGACGCAGCCGTCCTGCGCCTCGAGCCCGGCGTCAAGCGCGGCATCGCCATGGCCACCGACGGCAACGGCCGCCTGTGTGCGCTGGACCCCACCGAGGGTGCCCGTCGCGTCGTCGCCGAGGCCGCCCGCAACGTCGCCTGCACCGGGGCCACCCCGGTCGCGGCCACCAACTGCCTGAACTTCGGCTCGCCCGAGCGCCCCGAGATCATGGGCCAGTTCCGTGACGTGATCACCGGCATGGGCGAGGCCTGCGTCGCGCTCGGCACGCCGATCACCGGCGGCAACGTCAGCTTCTACAACCAGACCGGTGACGTGGCCGTCCATCCGACCCCGGTCATGGGCATCCTCGGCATCCACCCCGACGTCACCAGGCCGCTGGGCTCGCGATTCGCCGGGGCCGGCCACGCCGTCGTGATCGTCGGGGCCCCCACCGCCCCGGGCCTTGCCGGCAGCGAGTGGGACTGGGTCACCAACGACCGCATCGCCGGACGGCTGTCATCCATCGACCTGGCGCTGGAGAAGCGGCTGCATGCCTTCCTGGCCGCGGCCGCTGAGGGCGACGTCGTGAAGAGCGCCCACGACATCGCCGACGGCGGGCTGCTGGCCAACCTCGTGGAGTCCTGCGGGGCCGACTTCGGCATCACCGTCGACCTGCCCGATGCGCTGCCGGAATCCCAGCTGTGGTTCTCCGAGTCGCCGTCCCGCGTCGTGGTCTCCACCGACGACATCCGTGGCCTGCAGGCCCTGGCGGCCGAGCACGACCTGCACCTCGAGCCGGTCGGCATGACCACGGCCGCCCGTCGCCTGGTCGGCGGCACCCTCGACCTGGACCTCGACGACCTGACCGCCCGCCGGGCCCGCGTCCTCCCCGACCTGTTCGGCGCCTAG
- a CDS encoding Glu/Leu/Phe/Val family dehydrogenase: protein MPGTFSQLNGHEQVVFGHDEASGLRCIIAIHSTVLGPALGGTRMYPYDSEEDALVDVLRLSRGMTYKSAVTGLDLGGGKAVIIGDPATDKTEALLRAYGRMIESLNGRYVTACDVGTYSADMGIIGRETRWATGSEVVEGGSGDSGVMTALGTYVGIKACAERVFDDASMAGRHVAIQGVGKVGRRLAEHLAEEGCKLTVADVNEDATADLADRLGADVVAVEDIHAVDADVFSPNAMGAVINDATIPRLQCRIVAGAANNQLADARHGQVLADAGVLYAPDYVINAGGVIQVGDELHPDGYSADRVRARVERIGERLAAVFVTAEREGLPTAEAADHVAEERMAAVGRLRSFHLPR, encoded by the coding sequence ATGCCAGGAACTTTCTCCCAGCTCAACGGCCACGAACAGGTCGTCTTCGGCCATGACGAGGCCTCGGGGCTGCGCTGCATCATCGCCATCCACTCCACGGTCCTCGGGCCGGCGCTCGGCGGGACGCGCATGTACCCCTACGACAGCGAGGAGGATGCGCTCGTCGACGTCCTCCGGCTGTCCCGTGGCATGACCTACAAGTCCGCGGTCACCGGTCTGGACCTCGGGGGCGGCAAGGCCGTCATCATCGGTGACCCGGCGACGGACAAGACCGAGGCGCTGCTGCGGGCGTACGGCCGGATGATCGAGTCGCTGAACGGCCGCTACGTGACGGCGTGCGACGTCGGCACGTACTCCGCCGACATGGGCATCATCGGTCGCGAGACCCGGTGGGCGACCGGGTCGGAGGTCGTCGAGGGTGGGTCGGGCGACTCCGGTGTCATGACGGCCCTCGGGACCTATGTCGGGATCAAGGCCTGCGCCGAGCGCGTGTTCGACGACGCGTCGATGGCCGGCCGCCACGTGGCCATCCAGGGGGTCGGCAAGGTCGGCCGTCGGCTGGCGGAGCACCTCGCCGAGGAGGGCTGCAAGCTGACCGTCGCCGACGTCAACGAGGACGCCACCGCTGACCTGGCCGACCGCCTCGGCGCCGATGTGGTTGCCGTCGAGGACATCCACGCCGTCGACGCCGATGTCTTCAGCCCCAACGCGATGGGGGCCGTGATCAACGACGCGACCATCCCGCGGCTGCAGTGCCGCATCGTGGCCGGGGCCGCCAACAACCAGCTGGCCGACGCCCGGCACGGCCAGGTGCTGGCCGACGCCGGTGTCCTGTACGCGCCCGACTACGTGATCAACGCCGGCGGTGTCATCCAGGTCGGCGACGAGCTGCACCCCGACGGCTACTCCGCCGACCGGGTCCGCGCCCGCGTCGAGCGGATCGGCGAACGGCTCGCCGCGGTCTTCGTCACCGCCGAGCGCGAGGGCCTGCCCACCGCCGAGGCCGCCGACCACGTCGCCGAGGAGCGCATGGCGGCTGTCGGTCGCCTGCGCAGCTTCCACCTGCCTCGTTAG
- the purF gene encoding amidophosphoribosyltransferase, producing MRLQDSIAGLHATVPPVTLCGVSSSPHTGPRDACGVFAVYAPTEHAAKLCYYGLYALQHRGQESAGIAVSDGTSILVTKEMGLVNQVFDETRLAALDGHQGIGHVRYSTTGASTWDNAQPTFRTTPDGTAISVGHNGNLTNTGALARDLGPAGDKCTSDSDLLTAMICDAHEGSTDAAMAKVLPKVAGAYSLVVMDEHAVHAARDPHGVRPLVIGRLARGGWVVASETAALDIVGAVRVRDVEPGEIVTIDAGGLRSRHFEEPQPKGCVFEYVYIARPDHMTDETSVYAARRRMGELLASEAPVEADLVIPVPDSGMAAAGGYSAASGIPYAEGLTKNRYVGRTFIQPTQSLRQLGIRLKLNPLTDVIARQRLVVVDDSIVRGNTSRQLVAMLRAAGAAEVHLRITAPPIKWPCFYGIDMASRAELIGAGMEVDEIRAYLKADSLAYLSLEGLIETTKRPKDSLCRACFDGEYPIPVEALQRERGKASMATLWDTAQ from the coding sequence ATGCGTCTGCAGGACAGTATCGCGGGTCTCCATGCCACCGTGCCGCCCGTTACCCTGTGTGGCGTGAGCTCCTCCCCCCACACCGGGCCTCGTGACGCCTGCGGGGTCTTCGCTGTCTACGCCCCCACCGAGCACGCCGCGAAGCTCTGCTACTACGGTCTGTACGCGCTGCAGCACCGTGGTCAGGAGTCTGCGGGCATCGCCGTGAGCGACGGCACCTCCATCCTGGTCACCAAGGAGATGGGCCTGGTCAACCAGGTCTTCGACGAGACCCGGCTGGCGGCCCTCGACGGCCACCAGGGCATCGGGCACGTCCGCTACTCCACGACCGGCGCGTCGACCTGGGACAACGCCCAGCCGACCTTCCGGACGACGCCGGACGGCACCGCGATCTCCGTCGGCCACAACGGCAACCTGACCAACACCGGCGCGCTTGCCCGCGACCTCGGCCCTGCCGGGGACAAGTGCACCAGCGACTCCGACCTGCTGACGGCGATGATCTGCGACGCCCACGAGGGCTCCACGGACGCGGCGATGGCCAAGGTCCTGCCCAAGGTCGCCGGGGCCTACTCCCTGGTGGTCATGGACGAGCACGCGGTGCATGCGGCGCGGGACCCCCACGGGGTCCGTCCGCTGGTCATCGGCCGGCTGGCGCGTGGGGGCTGGGTCGTCGCCAGCGAGACCGCGGCCCTCGACATCGTCGGCGCGGTCCGCGTCCGTGACGTCGAGCCGGGCGAGATCGTCACCATCGACGCAGGCGGCCTGCGCAGCCGCCACTTCGAGGAGCCCCAGCCCAAGGGCTGCGTCTTCGAGTACGTCTACATCGCCCGCCCCGACCACATGACCGACGAGACGTCGGTGTACGCCGCCCGGCGCCGCATGGGCGAGCTGCTCGCGTCGGAGGCGCCGGTCGAGGCCGACCTCGTCATCCCCGTTCCCGACTCGGGCATGGCTGCCGCCGGCGGGTACTCCGCAGCAAGCGGCATCCCCTACGCCGAGGGCCTGACGAAGAACCGTTACGTCGGTCGCACCTTCATCCAGCCCACCCAGTCGTTGCGCCAGCTCGGCATCCGGCTGAAGCTCAACCCGCTGACCGACGTCATCGCCCGCCAGCGACTGGTCGTCGTCGACGACTCCATCGTGCGGGGCAACACCTCTCGCCAGCTGGTCGCCATGCTGCGAGCCGCCGGCGCCGCCGAGGTGCACCTGCGCATCACTGCCCCCCCGATCAAGTGGCCGTGCTTCTACGGCATCGACATGGCCAGCCGCGCCGAGCTGATCGGCGCCGGTATGGAGGTCGACGAGATCCGGGCGTACCTGAAGGCCGACTCGCTGGCCTACCTGTCCCTGGAGGGACTCATCGAGACGACCAAGCGTCCCAAGGACTCGCTGTGCCGGGCCTGCTTCGACGGCGAGTACCCGATCCCCGTGGAGGCACTGCAGCGCGAACGCGGCAAGGCGTCCATGGCGACGCTGTGGGACACCGCCCAGTGA
- a CDS encoding Kelch repeat-containing protein — translation MTPPEPVAGSSASTFEEGTPPRRRWLGLVLAVLVLVGMGWLARPAPEPPPELVVSESPEPTLSATATPEPEDTRPPVATGRWTVLSPVEAPARTRQTMLWTGSDVLVFGGQPDPGPDTGLVLDPDADTWRRMAESPIGSRSGHTAVWTGREMIVFEGAPVGQFAAVVSQDVDGAAYDPATDTWREIARAPVNPRSGHVALWTGEEMLVFGGSRTFETNVQAGAYDPDTDTWRLTAPAPLPRGFGLIAGVWTGEEAVFWTGRGPEDVAAYDPATDTWRLLPPSPVGMRSVAATWTGREMILLGVPEAGSEDIGGMALDMEEERWTVLPPSPQAFAATRVAEWTGEQVVMLGGPQDQPGVAWTPARATWEMLPPAPQPATSGHSAVWIGDSLLLWGGFTAEWPTATGAVWTPTPG, via the coding sequence ATGACGCCACCGGAGCCGGTCGCGGGGTCATCCGCGAGCACGTTCGAGGAGGGGACGCCTCCTCGACGACGTTGGCTCGGGCTGGTGCTGGCCGTGCTCGTGCTGGTCGGCATGGGCTGGCTGGCCCGTCCTGCACCCGAGCCGCCTCCCGAGCTGGTGGTCTCGGAGTCCCCCGAGCCCACGCTGTCGGCGACGGCAACCCCCGAGCCGGAGGACACCCGACCGCCCGTGGCCACCGGCCGCTGGACGGTCCTGTCGCCGGTCGAGGCGCCCGCGCGCACCCGCCAGACCATGCTGTGGACCGGCAGCGACGTGCTGGTCTTCGGCGGCCAGCCCGACCCCGGGCCGGACACCGGGCTGGTGCTCGATCCGGACGCCGACACGTGGCGACGGATGGCGGAGTCGCCGATCGGCAGCCGCAGCGGCCACACCGCCGTGTGGACGGGACGGGAGATGATCGTGTTCGAGGGTGCACCGGTCGGACAGTTCGCGGCGGTGGTCTCCCAGGACGTCGATGGCGCCGCCTACGACCCGGCCACCGACACCTGGCGGGAGATCGCGCGGGCCCCGGTCAACCCGCGGTCGGGCCACGTCGCGCTGTGGACAGGGGAAGAGATGCTGGTCTTCGGCGGCTCGCGGACGTTCGAGACCAACGTGCAGGCCGGGGCCTACGACCCGGACACCGACACGTGGCGGCTGACGGCGCCGGCCCCGTTGCCGCGCGGGTTCGGCTTGATCGCCGGGGTGTGGACCGGGGAGGAGGCGGTCTTCTGGACCGGCAGGGGCCCGGAGGACGTCGCGGCCTACGACCCGGCCACCGACACCTGGCGGCTGCTGCCCCCCTCACCCGTGGGCATGCGGTCGGTGGCAGCGACGTGGACGGGCAGGGAGATGATCCTGCTCGGCGTGCCGGAGGCGGGCAGCGAGGACATCGGCGGCATGGCCCTGGACATGGAGGAGGAGCGATGGACCGTGCTGCCGCCCTCCCCCCAGGCGTTCGCCGCCACGCGGGTGGCGGAGTGGACGGGGGAACAAGTCGTGATGCTCGGCGGCCCGCAGGACCAGCCGGGTGTGGCGTGGACGCCGGCCCGGGCGACGTGGGAGATGTTGCCGCCCGCGCCGCAGCCGGCCACCAGCGGCCACAGCGCCGTCTGGATCGGTGACTCGCTGCTGCTGTGGGGCGGCTTCACCGCCGAGTGGCCGACGGCGACCGGCGCGGTCTGGACCCCCACCCCCGGCTGA
- the purS gene encoding phosphoribosylformylglycinamidine synthase subunit PurS — translation MPRVNVDVMLKHEILDPQGQAVERALPTMGFEGVAEVRIGKHIELVIDDDVADAEGLAEAVADKLLANPVIEAYTVTVVDG, via the coding sequence ATGCCCCGCGTGAACGTCGATGTGATGCTGAAGCACGAGATCCTGGACCCGCAGGGCCAGGCCGTCGAGCGCGCCCTCCCCACCATGGGCTTCGAGGGGGTCGCCGAGGTGCGCATCGGCAAGCACATCGAGCTGGTGATCGACGACGACGTGGCCGACGCCGAGGGCCTCGCCGAGGCCGTGGCCGACAAGCTGCTGGCCAACCCGGTGATCGAGGCCTACACCGTCACCGTCGTCGACGGCTAG
- a CDS encoding DUF305 domain-containing protein has translation MGYGRFFAMIATSTVVMFVLMYLNTYAWGHIQWSETRAWMALLMGSTMSAIMLGFMWRMYSSKGLNTAIVIGSVIVFAGSLFFVRSQVTVDDNEYMKAMIPHHSIAVLTSTRAGIDDVRVQQLADEIIRAQRREIQEMEWLIADIELNGVAETIEEGRDRPVPEFEVENPPEGNPLD, from the coding sequence ATGGGCTACGGCCGCTTCTTCGCCATGATCGCCACCTCGACGGTGGTCATGTTCGTCCTGATGTACCTCAACACCTACGCCTGGGGCCACATCCAGTGGAGCGAGACCCGCGCGTGGATGGCCCTGCTCATGGGCTCGACCATGTCGGCCATCATGCTCGGCTTCATGTGGCGCATGTACAGCAGCAAGGGGCTGAACACCGCCATCGTCATCGGGTCGGTCATCGTGTTCGCCGGCTCGTTGTTCTTCGTCCGCAGCCAGGTGACCGTCGACGACAACGAGTACATGAAGGCGATGATCCCGCACCACTCGATCGCGGTCCTCACCTCCACCCGCGCCGGCATCGACGACGTCCGGGTCCAGCAGCTGGCCGACGAGATCATCCGGGCGCAGCGTCGGGAGATCCAGGAGATGGAGTGGCTGATCGCCGACATCGAACTGAACGGTGTCGCGGAGACCATCGAAGAGGGTCGTGACCGGCCGGTGCCCGAGTTCGAGGTCGAGAACCCGCCGGAGGGCAACCCGCTGGACTGA
- the purQ gene encoding phosphoribosylformylglycinamidine synthase subunit PurQ, with amino-acid sequence MRIGIVTFPGTCDDRDTAYAVEQIGHDPVRLWHGDADLQGVDAVVVPGGFSYGDYLRAGAIARFSPAMTSVVEFAEQGGRVLGICNGFQVLCEAGLLPGALTRNSGLRFVHRNQHLSWGPEGRVIDIPLKNGEGRFVHDDPAALAANGQVLLRYCHADGTVDEAANPNGSVDNIAGVTNETGNVAGLMPHPEHAVDALLGSTDGKAFLLDRLVGVSVPA; translated from the coding sequence ATGCGTATCGGCATCGTCACCTTCCCGGGCACCTGCGACGACCGCGACACCGCGTACGCGGTCGAGCAGATCGGCCACGACCCCGTCCGCCTGTGGCACGGCGACGCCGACCTCCAGGGCGTCGACGCCGTCGTCGTGCCCGGCGGTTTCTCCTACGGTGACTACCTGCGCGCCGGCGCCATCGCCCGGTTCTCCCCGGCCATGACGTCGGTCGTGGAGTTCGCCGAGCAGGGCGGCCGGGTCCTCGGCATCTGCAACGGCTTCCAGGTCCTCTGCGAGGCCGGCCTGCTGCCGGGTGCCCTGACCCGCAACTCCGGCCTGCGGTTCGTGCACCGCAACCAGCACCTGTCGTGGGGCCCCGAGGGTCGTGTCATCGACATCCCGCTGAAGAACGGCGAGGGACGGTTCGTGCACGACGACCCGGCCGCGCTGGCCGCCAACGGCCAGGTGCTGCTGCGGTACTGCCACGCCGACGGGACCGTCGACGAGGCCGCCAACCCCAACGGCAGCGTCGACAACATCGCCGGGGTCACCAACGAGACGGGCAACGTCGCAGGCCTCATGCCACACCCCGAGCACGCCGTCGATGCGCTGCTCGGCTCCACCGACGGCAAGGCCTTCCTGCTGGACCGCCTCGTCGGGGTGTCCGTCCCGGCCTGA